In one Drosophila pseudoobscura strain MV-25-SWS-2005 chromosome X, UCI_Dpse_MV25, whole genome shotgun sequence genomic region, the following are encoded:
- the Ddx1 gene encoding ATP-dependent RNA helicase Ddx1 — MTAFEEFGVLPELGKATDEADWTLPTDVQAEAIPLILGGGDVLMAAETGSGKTGAFCLPILQIVWETLRDLEEGKGGKGGGGTAAAVTPWTMSFFDRGNALAVTPDGLRCQSREFKEWHGCRATTGVRGKGKFYFETTVTDEGLCRVGWSTQQANLDLGTCRHGFGFGGTGKKSNNRQFDDYGEAFGKADVIGCLLDLQRLEMSFTKNGQSLGVAFRVPENLSKETFYPAVVLKNAEMLFNFGKTDFKYSPGNGFVGVCQAGPEHSKTNPLASPTTNAAAAKPAPNAPQAIIIEPSRELAEQTYNQIEKFKYHLSNPEVRSLLLIGGVRLDEQKAQLQQGIHIVVGTPGRLEELINSGYVLLTHCRFFVLDEADALLKQGYTDLIDRLHKQIPKITAEGRRLQMIVCSATLHAFEVKKMAERLMHFPTWVDLKGEDAVPETVHHVVCLVDPHADRSWQSLRQAIRTDGVHDRDNVHASNPSQETHSQAVKLLKGEYCFHAIEKHQMDRAIIFCRTKQDCDNLEQYLKQRGGQRFSCVCLHGDRKPQERKQNLEMFKQQKVKFLICTDVAARGLDITGLPFMINVTLPDDKANYVHRIGRVGRAERMGLAISLVSTVPEKVWYHGEWCKSRGRNCSNTNLTDVRGCCIWYNEPNLLAEVEDHLNITIQQVDKAMEVPVNDFDGKVVYGQKNLNTGTGYKDHVEQLVPTVRKLTDLELQSQSLFLKRLKV, encoded by the exons ATGACCGCTTTTGAGG AGTTTGGCGTTCTCCCGGAGCTGGGAAAGGCCACCGACGAAGCCGACTGGAC ACTGCCTACAGATGTGCAGGCGGAGGCCATACCGCTCATCTTGGGAGGCGGCGATGTCTTGATGGCCGCCGAAACCGGATCTGGCAAAACGGGAGCCTTCTGCCTGCCCATCTTGCAAATTGTGTGGGAGACTCTGCGCGATCTCGAGGAGGGAAAAGGTGGAAAAGGCGGCGGAGGCACCGCAGCAGCTGTGACCCCATGGACTATGTCCTTTTTTGATCGCGGAAATGCGCTAGCTGTTACTCCCGACGGACTGCGCTGCCAGTCGAGGGAGTTTAAGGAGTGGCACGGATGCCGTGCTACCACCGGAGTTCGCGGCAAGGGAAAGTTCTACTTTGAGACGACAGTAACGGATGAGGGACTGTGCCGCGTCGGCTGGTCCACACAGCAGGCTAATCTGGACTTGGGAACCTGCCGTCATGGGTTCGGATTCGGTGGAACGGGCAAAAAGTCGAACAATCGGCAGTTCGACGACTACGGCGAAGCCTTTGGCAAGGCAGACGTTATTGGATGCCTCCTGGACTTGCAGCGCCTGGAGATGAGCTTCACCAAGAATGGTCAGAGTCTGGGCGTGGCCTTTCGCGTCCCAGAGAATCTAAGCAAGGAAACATTTTACCCAGCTGTGGTTCTAAAAAACGCCGAAATGTTGTTCAACTTTGGCAAAACAGACTTCAAGTACAGCCCAGGCAATGGATTCGTAGGTGTCTGCCAGGCCGGACCGGAGCATAGCAAAACCAATCCCTTGGCCAGTCCCACCACCAATGCTGCAGCCGCCAAACCAGCCCCCAATGCTCCTCAAGCAATCATTATTGAGCCCAGTCGGGAGCTGGCCGAACAGACCTACAATCAGATCGAGAAATTCAAGTACCACTTGAGTAATCCGGAAGTGCGCTCACTGCTGCTCATAGGCGGGGTCAGATTGGATGAGCAGAAGGCGCAGCTCCAGCAGGGCATCCACATTGTGGTTGGCACCCCCGGTCGCCTGGAAGAGTTGATTAACAGTGGCTACGTGCTGCTCACCCATTGTCGCTTCTTTGTGCTGGACGAGGCAGATGCCCTTCTCAAGCAGGGCTACACGGATCTCATCGACCGTTTGCACAAGCAGATACCAAAAATCACGGCAGAAGGGCGCCGCCTCCAGATGATTGTCTGCTCGGCCACGCTGCACGCCTTCGAGGTTAAGAAGATGGCCGAGCGCCTCATGCACTTCCCTACCTGGGTGGATCTGAAGGGAGAAGATGCCGTGCCGGAAACCGTACACCATGTGGTCTGCTTGGTGGATCCCCATGCTGATCGAAGCTGGCAGTCCCTCCGCCAGGCCATCCGCACCGACGGAGTGCACGACCGCGACAATGTGCACGCCAGCAATCCGTCGCAGGAAACCCATTCGCAGGCTGTCAAACTCTTAAAGGGCGAGTACTGCTTCCATGCCATTGAGAAGCATCAGATGGATCGCGCCATCATCTTTTGTCGCACCAAGCAGGACTGCGACAATCTGGAGCAGTACCTCAAGCAACGCGGGGGCCAGCGATTCTCTTGTGTCTGCCTGCATGGCGACCGTAAGCCGCAGGAGCGCAAGCAGAACCTGGAAATGTTCAAGCAGCAGAAGGTCAAGTTCTTGATATGCACAGATGTGGCTGCTCGAGGTCTGGATATCACAGGATTGCCATTCA TGATCAATGTTACGCTGCCCGATGACAAAGCCAACTACGTGCACCGAATCGGTCGCGTTGGTCGAGCCGAACGCATGGGCCTAGCAATCAGTCTGGTGTCCACGGTGCCGGAAAAGGTCTGGTACCATGGCGAATGGTGCAAGTCGCGTGGCCGCAACTGCAGCAACACCAATCTGACCGATGTACGCGGCTGCTGCATCTGGTACAACGAGCCGAACCTCCTGGCCGAGGTCGAGGACCATTTGAACATAACCATACAGCAGGTGGATAAGGCCATGGAAGTGCCCGTCAACGATTTCGACGGCAAGGTGGTCTACGGGCAGAAGAATCTGAATACCGGCACTGGCTACAAGGATCATGTGGAGCAGCTGGTGCCGACGGTGCGGAAACTAACAGACTTGGAACTGCAATCACAATCTTTATTCTTGAAACGCCTTAAAGTCTAA
- the Rich gene encoding guanine nucleotide exchange factor subunit Rich yields the protein MYFPVGWPKRVSLALPGESANIRHICCDAVKILVAAVGDDFLGIWYANPLIPIAYFRRTEESLKQFGTNLLIVWKPDSRQLALLTSEGALLLYQLDFDANGSGILMQVDPPAASLKRDSAELFIKENIPRLSLRELCSVTLGSVITTVCCISLSELLLATQSCELLRLQWTQLELAENEQELPALASIKLRDIPFYVQQQQAPAKNFPPLGNDSFVASLEYSPFIGGCAAVFSDRRAAFLIANHLKFETDHMHGFWVQDVEDASVCSVNHKFRLLAYGQESSAVNVYAIDDATGGLEFSHRLTLTENVLPGSLGAVNELKWSPDGCVLAVSWANGGLSLWSTFGALLMSTLSWDFGLNVDLLKQNPLKLRRLEWSTEGYQLFMLMKEAENQANNVLQLQFVKSALSMNPCMTANPHILLQGDDCLYINQGNNLEETYGGNKFTFPSSGGADQPEDDCLELKHSLNTGSILTESKYWTLLQLPLNYASTNWPIRYAAIDKDGLHLAVAGRTGLAHYSLMTRKWKLFGNESQEKDFVVSGGLLWWHGFIVMGCYSLLDRTDELRCYPAECKLDNQFGHKLQVRAPVISLNVFRNQLIVLTADGIVSLFHMSKKSAYAIDIECAYELDVKSICIHPACIVSLTVTNLKNELKPQGQQQDQAETIIVNVCGRILMIQRDANENVPNTLLATCLASCVECFWLSHTLERCAMRDCLWLYSGAHGMRVWLPILPPGRERREQGGAQRLHSFMSKRIMLSFPLKVYPLVILFDNVIVLGVENESTLYTNESTSHFSVPFALMERKSQIYLHKVLRQLIKRNLGYSAWEIAQSCRALPYFPHALELLLHEVLEEEATSKQPIPDAQLPSILDFIREFPVYLETIVQCARKTEIALWPYLFSMAGKPKELFQLCLQSEQLDTAASYLIILQNLEPSVVSKQYATMLLDIALQQRKWELAKDLIRFLKAIDPNEIDSPRSSMVVNVKIAPPPQVNTQQQVNQNADAFNMVLGPIARERSFSTTVTSNLPKDKQAAGSGGGMAVTPIGETSSSGAPSVVRRRSTKQRETFCIDLILQRHARQLLQNYKLMDLGYMCAYLDFHLVTWLSQEAERTAKLDDFACALQALHEELQLPSPFPPSGKDEFAQLRVTHRQAGGGSSQTSESGYFSLATPNGAATQSPQLQPSIKEEEELQHSSLPILKARSSSQLSFDNFRYRRLYSLPASEDDLLADPLPEKLSIKLRYLLQLFIEANCTDYALVLSILLQDAASISRIVNVIIRSESVNSCKRTEAALKQLSQWTFEHNGSLYRGFVMTLQPHIYLLEQYIQSLGDASSSSSHDASAGNDLTADSAAVLNNDESDFVPKLQQANGNQWKTDLMPAHQRLTRHASLESNGNAGPTSGGSAQSTPTQQRQLRQNSRDREGCRLM from the coding sequence ATGTACTTTCCAGTAGGCTGGCCCAAGCGGGTTAGTCTGGCACTGCCCGGAGAGAGTGCCAATATACGTCACATCTGCTGTGATGCCGTCAAAATACTCGTTGCCGCCGTGGGCGATGATTTTCTTGGAATCTGGTATGCGAATCCCCTGATACCCATTGCCTACTTTCGCAGGACGGAGGAGTCCCTGAAACAGTTTGGGACGAACCTCTTGATTGTCTGGAAACCAGACTCTAGGCAGCTGGCTCTGCTCACCAGCGAGGGAGCTTTGCTGCTCTATCAGCTGGACTTCGATGCCAATGGCAGTGGCATACTGATGCAGGTGGATCCCCCAGCGGCCAGCCTCAAGAGGGACTCTGCGGAGCTGTTCATAAAGGAGAACATACCCCGGCTGAGCCTGAGGGAACTGTGCAGCGTCACCCTGGGATCTGTCATCACAACCGTCTGCTGTATCAGCCTAAGCGagttgctgctggccacccAATCGTGTGAGCTTCTGCGTCTGCAGTGGACCCAACTGGAGTTGGCTGAGAACGAACAGGAGCTGCCTGCCCTGGCCTCCATCAAGCTGCGCGACATTCCTTTCTACgttcagcaacagcaagcgCCGGCCAAGAACTTCCCTCCTCTGGGCAATGACTCGTTTGTGGCCTCCTTGGAATACTCACCGTTCATTGGAGGCTGTGCGGCCGTTTTCAGCGACCGACGTGCCGCCTTTCTGATAGCCAATCACCTAAAGTTCGAGACGGATCACATGCACGGCTTTTGGGTGCAGGACGTCGAGGATGCGAGCGTCTGCAGCGTGAATCACAAGTTCCGACTGCTGGCCTACGGCCAGGAAAGCTCGGCGGTCAATGTCTATGCGATTGACGATGCCACCGGAGGGTTAGAGTTTTCTCACCGGCTGACCCTCACAGAAAACGTGCTCCCTGGAAGCTTGGGCGCTGTAAATGAACTCAAGTGGAGTCCCGATGGTTGTGTTTTGGCTGTGAGCTGGGCCAATGGTGGATTGTCGCTCTGGAGCACCTTCGGCGCCCTGCTGATGTCTACGCTGAGCTGGGACTTTGGCCTCAATGTCGATCTACTGAAACAGAATCCCCTCAAGCTACGGCGCCTGGAATGGTCCACGGAAGGCTATCAGTTGTTTATGCTCATGAAAGAGGCGGAGAACCAGGCCAACAACgttctgcagctgcagtttgTGAAGAGTGCGCTCAGCATGAATCCCTGCATGACGGCCAATCCGCACATCCTTCTGCAGGGCGATGACTGCCTGTACATCAATCAGGGCAACAATCTGGAGGAAACCTATGGCGGCAACAAGTTTACATTTCCCTCGAGCGGAGGAGCCGATCAGCCGGAGGACGATTGCCTGGAGCTCAAGCATAGCTTGAACACAGGAAGCATCCTGACCGAGAGCAAGTACTGGaccctgctgcagctgcccctGAACTATGCATCCACCAATTGGCCCATCCGGTATGCTGCGATAGACAAGGACGGTCTTCACTTGGCCGTGGCTGGGCGCACGGGGCTGGCCCACTATTCCCTCATGACCAGGAAGTGGAAACTGTTTGGCAACGAGTCGCAGGAAAAGGACTTTGTGGTGTCTGGCGGGCTCCTGTGGTGGCACGGCTTCATTGTGATGGGCTGCTACTCCCTGCTGGACAGAACCGACGAGCTGCGCTGCTATCCTGCTGAATGCAAGCTGGACAATCAGTTTGGCCACAAGCTGCAGGTGCGGGCGCCTGTCATCAGTCTTAATGTCTTCCGCAACCAGCTGATCGTGCTCACAGCAGACGGCATCGTAAGCCTCTTCCACATGTCCAAGAAGTCGGCCTACGCCATAGACATCGAGTGTGCGTATGAGCTAGATGTGAAGAGCATCTGCATCCACCCCGCCTGCATTGTGAGCCTGACGGTGACCAACCTCAAGAACGAACTGAAGCCCCAgggacagcagcaggaccagGCCGAGACGATAATCGTGAATGTCTGCGGCCGCATCCTGATGATACAACGCGATGCCAACGAAAATGTGCCCAACACGCTCCTGGCCACCTGCCTGGCCAGCTGCGTCGAGTGCTTCTGGCTCTCCCATACCCTGGAGCGGTGTGCGATGAGGGATTGCCTCTGGCTGTACTCGGGAGCGCACGGAATGCGCGTGTGGCTTCCCATTCTGCCGCCTGGTCGGGAGAGAAGAGAGCAGGGCGGCGCCCAGCGACTGCACAGCTTCATGTCGAAGAGGATCATGCTGAGTTTCCCCCTCAAAGTGTATCCGCTGGTGATCCTGTTCGACAATGTGATTGTGCTGGGAGTGGAGAACGAGAGCACTCTGTACACCAACGAGTCGACGTCCCATTTCTCAGTGCCGTTCGCCCTGATGGAGCGCAAGTCACAGATCTACCTGCACAAGGTGTTACGACAGCTGATCAAACGGAATCTGGGATACTCTGCGTGGGAGATCGCTCAATCGTGCCGCGCTTTGCCTTATTTCCCACACGccctggagctgctgctgcacgaaGTTCTCGAGGAGGAGGCAACCAGCAAGCAGCCCATACCAGACGCTCAGTTACCAAGCATTCTCGACTTTATCCGCGAGTTCCCCGTCTATCTGGAGACCATTGTGCAGTGTGCCAGGAAGACGGAGATTGCCCTGTGGCCCTATCTCTTCTCAATGGCGGGCAAGCCTAAGGAACTCTTCCAGCTCTGTCTGCAGTCGGAACAGCTGGACACTGCGGCCAGCTACCTGATCATCCTGCAGAACCTGGAGCCGTCGGTGGTCAGCAAGCAGTACGCCACAATGCTGCTGGACATTGCCTTGCAGCAGAGAAAGTGGGAGCTGGCCAAGGATCTGATTCGCTTCCTTAAGGCCATCGATCCGAACGAGATCGATTCGCCGCGCTCCTCGATGGTTGTCAACGTGAAGATTGCACCACCGCCGCAGGTAAACACCCAGCAGCAGGTCAATCAGAATGCAGATGCCTTTAACATGGTACTGGGCCCGATTGCCAGGGAGCGGAGTTTCTCCACCACAGTGACCAGTAACCTGCCCAAGGACAAGCAGGCGGCTGGCTCTGGAGGCGGAATGGCAGTAACACCCATCGGCGAAACGAGCAGCTCGGGGGCGCCTTCGGTCGTGCGTCGGCGATCCACGAAGCAACGGGAAACGTTCTGCATTGACCTGATCCTGCAGCGACATGCCAGACAGTTGCTCCAGAACTACAAGCTCATGGATCTGGGCTATATGTGCGCATATCTGGATTTCCATTTGGTCACCTGGCTATCGCAAGAGGCAGAGCGGACAGCCAAGCTGGACGATTTCGCTTGCGCTCTGCAGGCTCTCCACGAAGAACTACAGCTGCCCAGTCCGTTTCCACCATCGGGCAAGGATGAATTTGCCCAGCTAAGGGTAACCCACCGGCAGGCGGGCGGGGGTTCATCGCAGACCTCCGAGTCTGGCTACTTTAGCCTGGCCACGCCCAATGGAGCAGCAACGCAGTCGCCCCAGCTGCAGCCCAGCAttaaggaggaggaggagctgcagcacagCTCGCTGCCCATCTTGAAAGCTCGGTCCAGCTCGCAGTTGTCCTTCGACAACTTCCGCTACCGCAGACTGTACTCTCTGCCGGCTTCCGAGGACGACCTACTGGCCGATCCGCTGCCTGAAAAGCTGTCTATCAAACTGCGTTACCTGCTCCAGCTGTTCATCGAGGCCAACTGCACGGACTACGCCCTGGTGCTGTCCATACTGCTGCAGGACGCCGCCTCAATCTCCCGGATAGTGAATGTAATCATACGCAGCGAGTCGGTAAACTCCTGCAAGCGAACAGAGGCGGCTCTGAAGCAGCTCAGCCAATGGACCTTCGAGCACAATGGCTCGCTCTATCGAGGCTTCGTGATGACGCTGCAGCCACACATCTATCTGCTCGAACAGTACATCCAGTCGCTGGGGGACGCTTCCTCCTCTTCCAGCCATGACGCCAGCGCCGGAAATGATTTGACGGCTGACTCCGCGGCCGTTCTGAATAACGACGAAAGCGACTTTGTGCCAAAATTGCAGCAGGCGAATGGAAATCAGTGGAAGACGGACTTGATGCCGGCACACCAGCGACTGACGCGGCATGCCAGCCTCGAGTCCAACGGCAATGCAGGTCCAACATCCGGCGGCTCTGCTCAGTCCACGCccacgcagcagcggcagctccgGCAGAACAGTCGGGATCGGGAAGGCTGCCGCCTAATGTAA